In the genome of Leptospira ryugenii, the window GACCATACATTGTTCAATGGCAGAAGATTCCAAAATTTTTACTTCAATCGGAACAGGTTCAACATTTTCTCCACCTAACAAGACTATGGTTTCTTTAATTCGGCCTACTAATTTCAGCTCTTTTCGAAATGTATACATCCCTAAATCGCCGGTATGTAACCAATTGTCCACGATGACTTGGCTCGTTTTTTCAGGCCCTTTTAAGTAACCTTTCATAAGTTGTGGCCCTTTCACCAAAATTTCACCTTTCTGGTATGCCTTTCTAATGGTCTGTTTTGTCTCTGGATCAACAAGTTTGATCTCTGTATTCGGAAAAGCGACTCCAACTGTTCCTGGTGCAGACGATGAATCTTTTCTCATCGCTATGATGGGAGATGTCTCAGTCATTCCATATCCCTCTAAAACAGACACACCGATCCAGGAAAAGAAAAGATCAATGTAAAAAGGTAGCGAGCCACCACCTGACACACTAGTTTTGAGATGCCCACCTAAGATTGATTTAATTTTTTTAAAAACCAATTGGTTGAAAAGCTGATAGGCAGGATAGGAGAGAACAGCAAACAAAAGATAGAGTGGCCGAAGGAGAGACGGATATTTGAGTTTTGAAATTTCAACTCCATCAATTCTATTGAGAGCATATAAGAGTGCCAGTTTATGGTACTTTGCCACATTGATAGCGAAAGAAAAGAATTGTTTTTGAAACCTTGTGCCTTTGTTGACTTGAGTATGGATGGCATGGAAAAGACTTTCCCAAAGCCTCGGTGCAGATGCCATAAAGGTAGGCTTTACGGATTTTAAATCTTCTCTTAAAGTTTTTACATTTGAATAATAAGTGCATGCACCTTTGGCTAAGGACATGTATTCAAAGATCCTTTCAAAGATGTGCCATACTGGTAAGATGGAAAGGATCCTCTCTCCAGAGTGCAAATGAATGGGAACATTTTCAATTTGGCTTACAAAATTTGCATGGCTCAACATGACTCCCTTCGGATTGCCTGTGGTTCCGGAAGTATAGATAATGGTAACTAGATCATTGGATTGAATCTCGGAAATCCGATCCCGCAGTGCATCCGCATCTCTTTTCTGCAGAATCTCACCCTCACCTAAGAGCGTGCCAAGGTTGGGAAATTGATAGGATCCATCCAAAAGAAAGACTTCTATACAATTGGGAAGTTCAGTTCTCATCCGTACAATGCGCTCTCGCATCTGTGCGTTTTCTACAAACACAAACTTGGATTCCGAATGTGCGATGATGTATTTTAGATCTTCGTCTGTAGCATCACTCCCTCTAGGAACGTCGACTCCTCCTGCATAATTGATCCCAAGGCTCGTTATGATCCATTCCCAACGGTTATCAGAAACCAAAGCTACCCGGTCACCGCGTTCCAAACCCAAATGTATCAGCGCACAGGCAAGGTATTCTGCTTTTTGTTTGAGTTGCTGAAAGGATATAAATTGATAAGATTTTTCCAATTTATAGGCAAAAGCAGGAAGGTTTTGCCATTGTAAAAAGGCAGTATCCAACAAATTAACTAAGGTTTTCGACATTCATTTCTCTCCTATCCAAAGCTTAGCAGAGTGAAACTTTCGTGTCGTCGCATGTTATAATATGGCACGCATTTAATATATGAAGGGAAGACCGATCTAAAGTTTCTGCATATCCAGAAAGAAAAAACTTTTTGATCTTGCAACCTGTCCTATTATTTGTTACACCTGAAACCCAGTTCGTAAGAAATCATATGAAAAAACCGCAAAGTTTACAAAAACGGATCTTTACCTTATACCTCCTTCAATCAGGTTTTTTATTTGTATTGGCTTCTTTTCTCATCTATGAGTCGGCCTCTGACTTACAAACTTTTCATTCTGTTTCCCAAAGGGTAAAGATATCGAGCGAATTGATCAGGGGTCTCATCGACCTTTCATTGGAAAGAAGTGTGAGCCAAATCGGCTTACATTTGGAGGCCCCACTTCCCGAAACCTACCGGACTCTGATCGCGGTACAAAGACAAAAAGGGTCCACAAAAATCAAGGAAGCTGTCCAAACCTGGAGAGAGTTTGACAGTCTCGGCTCGGAAAAACCAATCCGAAAGATAGAAGACATCCTCAGCGAATTAGAAACCTATCGCCGCCAAGTGGACAAAGACATTGTCCTACCAAAAGAAGAGAGAGATGCAGACTTCCGAAAACAATTTCCTTTTGTTTTCCCGCACGCTTTAGAAAGTTTGGAGGCGGAGAGGATTCATCTACATCTTGGGACTAACTCGCCAAAGATAGATGCCCTTCTCTCCATCGCAAGATTGGCATGGCAGATACGTGAGATCTCTGGTAGAGAGCGCACCTATTGGGCCATTGCTGTTCTTAACCAAAGACCACCAAGCCCTGAAGAAAAGGAACGCATTCGGTCTTTTCAAAATATAACAAAACAATTGTGGAACCAGTTGAGCATATTAGTACACAAAGATCCGAGTGCATTTGGTATCCAAACTATGTATGACAATGCAGAACGATTGCACAGAGACAATTACCAAAAAGAGATGGATACTCTCGCCATTGGCATAGAAACAAATAGCAACATTCCAAACTTTGAATCATTTTTTGAGAGTACACAAAATGCACTTACTTCCGTTGAAGCTCTAAGCAACGCGGCAAGTGATGAAATGTTAAAAGAGACAAACAAAGAATTGTATTGGCATATCGGAGAAATTGCCTCAGTCATTCTCTTTTCTCTTCTTAGCTTTTTTTTGGGAAGTCTCTTCATGAAAAAATTGAAGTCCAATACTATTGATCGTATTATGCTTGCTTCACGCTCTTTACACCAATTATCTCTGGGAAATTGGGAAGCAAACATTCAGACAAGTCAAAATGATACGGAAGAAGTATCCAAATTAATGGAAGTACTTGGCACTTTTGCCAAAAGTCTGGAAGAAAAACACCAAATTTCAGACAAAGTAAAGACATCCAGCCAAGTGATCGAATTGAGTACAGAAGAGCTACTTAAAGTGAGTTCTGACCAAAGCATAGAATCCGATCGCATCGCAGCTTCTATGGAAGAAGTAAGCAGAAATGTAGAAAGGATTTCCGAAATGATAGAGGTCAACACCTCAAGATTTCAAGTAGTAAAGGTATTGAAAGAAACATTAGAGAAAGAGTTGGCCGATGTTGTTAGTTCCTTAAGTACGACACAAAATCAATTTACTTCCTTGAGTGAACTATCCCATGCAAGCCAAGAATCTCTCCACCAGCTCTTCTCCTCATTTGAAAAAGTCGAAGCTAGTTCTGAAGAGATGAGCCAAGTATTGGAACTCATACAGGGAATTTCAGAACAAATCCATTTACTTTCTTTGAATGCATCAATTGAAGCTGCAAGGGCAGGCATTCATGGAAGAGGATTTGCTGTCGTTGCCAGTGAAGTGGCAAAGTTGGCAACCCGTACAGAAGAATCTATTTCAAATATCTCTGTCTTAATTGAAAGCAATGCAAAGGAAATCCAAATTGGTAGAGAGAACATAACGAAAGTCGATTCCACAATGGAACAATCTCATAAGAGTATTGATTCTCTATCCGATCATCTGGAAACATTGAAAGATGTCATCCATATGCAAATCCAAACCAGTAGGAAGATGAATGAGAACCTAATGGAATTTGAATCTTTAATGCACTCTGTCCAGGAAGCATCAGCCCAGGAAAAAAGTGTAGTTCTTGGAGTTACCAATTCTCTTCATTCCTTTTATGAGTCTTTGAAAAATGCGGTGGATGCAAATAACCAAATCTCTCTAGAAATCAAAGAATTAGCAAAAACCGCCTCACGTTTGGATTGAGTTTATGTCTTAGGCAACTCTTCTTCGCCCATCGCTATGCGATTGCAGCGTAAGAGAACTTCTTGCAGTTCAAATCCTGAAGTTTGCAAAGGATCAATTGCTTTGATGAGTTGGGCTCTTAAGTCATATAAACTCCCAGGATCACTCGAACTCAAATCACGCTTTACTCCTTCCATTTTTTTATCATGATCATCAAGAGGATTTAACCATTGGTTCAGCTCTTTACATTGATGGCAGACTCCATTTTTGTTTACAAGGGCACATCGATATTCATAGATCTCATTCAAGATCTCTCGGGAATGAGAAACCATATGTTTTACACTTGCATAGGATCTATCAAGTATCAACGAAATCTCTTTGGTAGAAAAGTCATAAATATCCTTTAAGATCAATGTGATTTGCTTTTCGATTGGTAAATTTTTTGCCATACAAGTAAAACAAGTATCGATATGTTCTTTGACCTCGTATGCGCCAGCCGGAGAGTTTGATCTTGTAAATAAAATCTTCTGAGACAGGCTTGGATTTTCCATCACAAGTCGTTTTGCTTCTTCGCTTACATTGACAGTCCAACGTTTGTTGTGCTTTTGCTTATTAAATGCGATATGTGTCGCAATTTGAAACACCCAAGTTTTTAATGAGGACTCCCCTCGGTAAGTAGAGAGCTTTTCATATGCTCTGACAAATGTATCTTGCGAAATATCCTCAGCATCAGATCGATTTGCTGTAATCCGATATAGATAAGACTTTAATTGTGGTTCAAACTCCAAAAACAAACTGTGGAATTTTTCTTTGGAGACTACCGATGTAGTCTCCTCATTTTCCTTTCGATTCTGTTCATTCATATTATTTCACTTTCTCAACACTTGGAGTTAAGGATGTGGGTCGATTCTCAGCTTTGCACATGTTATTATCTCTTGGCCTTTCACCGAAACGAATACCCCCTGTTTCAGTGAGTGCTAATAGATCATGGTCCTCATTACAAACAGAAACGGGAGCCCATGCGGAACAACCAGTCGCTGAAATATCTTTTTCAATTCCAACTTCTAATGAACAAGGAGTAAAGCCAAATGCATCTATAAGTTCTTTTTGTTTGGTATGAAGAGTTACAAATTTTTTATCCTCGTAAAAAATTGCCTCCCAAGCACCTGGAACAAGCTTTGATGGAGCTAAAACTTTGTAATTTCCGAAAGTACGAAAAGAGAAAACCGGTAAGTTGCCTTGTGGATCTAAACTGAGGGTAAAGTCTAGAGACCAACGATCCTTCTCAAATGTAAACTTCCGATGCCCAAAAGTTTGCCCATAAGCATAGGGTTTTGGATCGGCATATACTCCCTGTAAACTGTTAAATGGATTTGTTTGGGATTGGCAGAGCCAGATCGTGCTCAAAAAAACCAAACTTAGAACAGAAATTTGAATTTGTTTCATTTCATTCACCTCATTGAATTTCTGTTTCTGACAAATGAGTCCAAAGAAATGGATGTCCTTTCTGAAATTTTTTTTAGCTGCCGTTTATATTGCCTAGGACATGCAAAAGCCCCAATCCACATTCCAAGACAAATGCCATCCCATTCTTTTTGGTAAAGCCAGAGTCGAAACACATAGAAACCAATCTCCCAAGGCCTGTCGCTAACCAGGCTGAACCGACAAGTTGGTAGGCCAAAGCAGTTTGGCTTATGAGGGGAAAAAGTCCTAAGGCAACAAAGAGTCCTCCAAATGTAGCCCGAAATTCGGAAAAGCCTTCCTTTGTTTCTGGATATCCCTCCGATGAAAGATTGGTGAGTTTTTCTGACTCTGAACTATTGCGGATATCAAAATCAGATCTTTATAAATTCTTTGACGAGCGACCTGAAATCGGACGTTTTGTACTCAATGTCAAAATATTGGCATCTTACCTAGGAATGGAACCTGAAACCTTTAGCAAATCACTCGCACAACTGACCTAAGCATTCGCCAAAAGATCAGTTGCACTCACAGATATTTGAATAAACCAAATTTAGTCTACTTTGATAATGGAACAAAAGTGATTGGGTCTATCCCTTTCGACCTTAACCATTTTCTCCTTCCCTTTTCTCCCAACCAGAGCAAAACAGGGGACAAGAATCCAACTAACCAAGGAAATACGGCGGATACTCGAGCAAGTAGGCCTTCTCCATATGGCACATAGATTTCCATCCGACCTGTTTTTATCCCTCTGAGCACGGCCTTTGCCACTGCATCTGGGCTTTGTACCGCATTTAACCAATTGAGAACAGACCCACCATGCATTGCTTCATGTAAGAGCATTGGTGTATCCACCGCCGCTGGGTAGATCCCAGATACTTTCACTCCTGAATTTTTTAGTTCTTCATGGAAGGCAGTTAAAAATCCTCGCAGTCCAAACTTTGCACTGGAATACAAAGCAGAATCAGCAAGTGCCGTAATCCCTCCAATGGACACAATGCACACGATGGAGCCAAACTTTTGTTCAATCATTTTCGGAGCGATGCAATGAACCAGCCGAAGTGCGCTTAGAAGATTAATTTCTAAATGTCTGTTGATTTCCGAACGATCTGCCCGTAGAAATGGCCCTTCTTTGGTATAGCCTGCATTATTTACCAAGACATCTATCGTTTGGTATTTTGCTTTGATCAGTTCTGCATTTTCTTCGACTTGCTTTGGATTTGTTAAATCAAATAGATAAAGGTCAGGCTTTATCTTTAATTTTTCGGCAAGCCTTTCTAAGTTTGGCTTTTGGATGTCACAAAGGACGAGTTTGTATTCCAAGGCGTCCAATCGCAAAGCGATTGCTTCTCCGATCCCACCTCCGGCACCTGTTAGTATGGCAATTTTTTCTCTTTTTTGACTCATCACCTTACACCGAACCTATTTTAGATCTTTGGAACTGGCCTGATTTAATTTCTGGCCAACCCATCTTCTTTTGGACTTTGGATCTGTATTGTTTATAAGCCACTTGGTTGACATAAACAGAATGACGACCTGTATTTAGGTATTTGATTCCACCATTTAAGAGCGGAAAATCTTTCTCTATTAATTGGTCAAATTTTTGCGAGGATGGATCTTGTTTCCTTTTGGCATCAATGTAGGATGCGATGAGATTTGCCATTTCATCAAACATCTTGTATGCACCTCCATCTGTTTCCATATATCCAAGAGCAAATAAATTCTTGTACTTCCGATTGAATAAAGTTAGATACAGCTCTGGTCTTCCATTCTTCCACTCAAAGTACTTTGTGTCCATATATGGAATCGCCCAGTGATAGCCAGTAGCGAGAACGATCAAATCAATCTTTTCTCTAGTCCCATCTTTGAAGACTACCTCATTTTCTTCCAATTTTTGGATATCTGGCTTTGCAATGATATCACCGTGCCGTAGATAATGTATGAGTTGGTCATTGATAATGGGATGGGTTTCAAACAATTTGTGATCAGGCTTTGGCAAGCCAACCTTTCGAAGATCACCGACTAGAATTCGTAAAACAAAACCCAAAATCAACTGTGAAAACCAATTGGGTATCCAGTGTGCGCCATCACCAAATACATCTGCTGGTTGGCCTAGAATATGTTTAGGAATAAAATGATAGCCTCTTCTGACACTAATAAAGGCCTTTTGGGAAGCAAAAGCAGCGTCACAAGCAATGTCACAGCCTGAGTTCCCTGCCCCCACAACTAATACGCGTTTGTCTTTAAAACTCTCACTATCTTTATACGAAACACTGTGGATAATCTTGCCTTTAAAATTTTCTTCGCCTTCTAGTTTAGGGCGATTGGGAGACCAAGTAATCCCAGATGCACAAATAACACCTTCGTATATTCTTTTTTCTCCAGTAGACAAAGTAACTTCCCACTTTTCACCACTTTGGGTTATGGATTTCACTGCGGTTTGGAATTGTATGTGTTCATATAGTCCAAATTCCTTTGCAAAACTTCGATGGTAGGCAAGGATTTGTTGGTTAGAAGGATAGTCTGGATATTCTTCCGGCATGGGGAAATCTGCATAATTGGAAAGATACTTTGAAGAGATAAAATGAGCCGATGCATACATGGGCGAACCTGGATTCTCCATATCCCAAATCCCTCCTACATCTTTGTGCCTCTCGATCACATCAAAAGGAATGCCTCTCGCTTTTAGTGAGCGTGCCATGGAAAGTCCTGCAGGACCGCCACCTACGATACAATACTTTGCTGTTCCCATTTTCTCTACCCCCAAAATATGTGCATTGATCATATTTTTTACTTTTGCGATCATTGCTCATATTTGTTCTTTCGGTCAAGAAAAAAATTCAAATTCACAAAAAAACTGGTCAGACAAATTCCTAGGGAAAAGTATGCAATCGATGAAAAAAGTAGCCTTTAAACCACCTACTCAGGCGCGGAGCAAGGAGAGAGTTGAGCTCATCCTAAAGACCGCAAAACAACTCATTGGTGATAGAGGGGTAGATGACGTGAGTATGCGTGAAATCGCAGATACATGCGGCATCCAGATTGGATCGCTCTACCAGTATTTTCCAAACAAGAATATTCTTTTATTAACGATCATGCGGGAATATTACGAGGCTATGTTTTCCCAAACAAGCGACTTATTTTCGTCGGCAACTTCGCTTTCTGATTTTAGAGCTAAAGGGGAAATTGCCATTATGAAATTCATTGAAATGTTTGAAAAAGATACAGCACTCAACCATCTTTGGTCTGGCGCAAGGGCAATTCCAGAATTGATCCGAGAAGATAATTTGGATAGCTATCGCAATGCAGATCTCATTATCCGCACTGCACTTAAATTTTTTAAAGGACTAACGATTAAGGAGATCAAACCATTTGCTCTCCATATGGCACATACAACAGGTGCTATCCTACGTTTTATCAAAGAACTTCCCAAGGAAGACCAAAAGGCAATGGTACAAGAATATATATTGCAATACCACTTAAGATTTGATGCCCTGGTTTTGCTTTCAAAAGAGAAGATGCGGAAATCTAAAAAAAGCTGATCTTTGTATTTGCTCTCAAAACCCGAACGCATACCCATGCCTGGATAGAGATACAACCCCATTTATAAGGTTTTAATGTACTGCTTAACATGATTCAACTTCTCGGAACGTTTGTTAAAGCAATCCAACATCAAACTTCCTTCGATGGCACTAAGGATCACAGAAGATAACAATTGGGCATCCTCATCTGTTTTGCCCATGGCGGAGAGCTCAGCTTTGATCCAAGCCATGAGCTCCTCAAAAAATGCTCTCACTAGATCTTTGGCATTCTCGGAAATTTGAGCAGACTCTGCTGCAAGAACACCAGCGGTGCATTGACGACTTTCCAGTGACTTACCGATCATCTCAACCAGCAATACCAATCTTTCGCGGCCAGGCTGCACTGTTCCTTCCATCTGTTTCAGACCACCGAAAACAGACTTTCTATATTCAGTAATCAGTGTCTGAATGAGATCGTCTTTTTGTGGGAAATGATAATGTATACTTGAGGATTTGATTCCAAGGCTTGCAGCCAGCTCTCGAAAACTCAGACTATGCAAACCCTTTTCCTGAAGTTCACGGTTTGCAAGCTTTAGAATTTCATCCTTTGTCGACATCTAGGTTATCTTGGTCCAACTTCCACGTAATGAGCAAGTAGGATTTCAGACACATTTTTTAATTTGAGTTTTACCGCCTGCACACTGTGAACCGTGCGATCGACTAGCCGCAAAAGTGAATCACTGATCAAGATACTTCCAGGTCGACATGCCTTCTGCAAACGAGCTGCAATGTTGACTGCATTTCCAATCAGTGTATTGTCCCGTCGATCCTCACCGCCAACATTGGCACGTATCGATGCTCCGACATTTAAGCCCATCGTAAATTCTAAAGCGACGAGCCCCATTTCTTTGCGTTCTTTGTTCAATCGTTCTACCAATTCTCTGATTTCGATAGCAGCTCTTAGCGCATCATTTGGGTCAGGAAAGAGGCAAAAGATTTGGTCACCCACAAATTTATCGATGTCCCCTCGATTGGCAAAAATACGATCTACAACTGGTTTAAAGTACGTATTGAGTAACTCAACCGTTGCAGCCGATCCCAATTGTTCGCTTAACTTTGTAAAGCCGACTGCATCCAAAAAGAAATATGTTGCCTGCACCTCTTCATCATGCAAATCAAGATGCCCTTTTTCCACGGTCACATCTGCACGTTCCCAAACACTCTTAGAGGTATACCGCTTGATTAAATTTTCTAAAGAGACTGCCTTACGCGTTGATTTTGCAAGAGCATCCAAATTATGCCTAAGTTCGATCTGCGCCATGGCTTGCCTGGCCAACATGCGCACTTGGTTGAGTCTTTCTTCGCTCATTTCTCTAGGTTTTGTGTCAATGACACAAAGTGTTCCAATATTAAATCCATCTCTTGTTTTCAAAGGTGTGCCTGCGTAAAATTGAACACCCACTTGGCCTTCATTTGCATGCTCTCGGTATTTGGGATCTGCCAGTACATCGGAAATGACGATTCCTGTATCGCTTAGGATAGCTTGGGAACAAAAGGCGCCTTCTCTCGGCATTTCGCTCGCATCTATGCCCACTTTGGATTTCAACCACACCCTGTCTTTGTCCACCAGTGTGATGAGGCTAATCGGTGTGCCACAAATCTCCGCTGCGAGACGGGTCAGGTCGTCAAACAACTCCTCTTTCTCGCTGTCTAGGATATCGTAAGCCGCCAAAGCTCTCATCCGGGCATCTTCATTCGCAGGTATCGCATTTCGGTCCATGAAACCACCTCTTCTATCTATCAGTAGATAGATAATTTGCCCGAATTCGTCAACTGCTTTTTTTTCTATTTTGATCGTCTGGGCACCTCGGACCGCTTGGTGGATCGATATCTCACTATGTCTCTCGACCGCGCTCTCCGCTACAATCCTCCCACCACCAAGCGGCTATTAGATGGGAGAGATTTCCGCTGCTATCGCTGGTGCGGGGACTCCCGATGGGTT includes:
- a CDS encoding RNA polymerase sigma factor — protein: MNEQNRKENEETTSVVSKEKFHSLFLEFEPQLKSYLYRITANRSDAEDISQDTFVRAYEKLSTYRGESSLKTWVFQIATHIAFNKQKHNKRWTVNVSEEAKRLVMENPSLSQKILFTRSNSPAGAYEVKEHIDTCFTCMAKNLPIEKQITLILKDIYDFSTKEISLILDRSYASVKHMVSHSREILNEIYEYRCALVNKNGVCHQCKELNQWLNPLDDHDKKMEGVKRDLSSSDPGSLYDLRAQLIKAIDPLQTSGFELQEVLLRCNRIAMGEEELPKT
- a CDS encoding AMP-dependent synthetase/ligase, coding for MSKTLVNLLDTAFLQWQNLPAFAYKLEKSYQFISFQQLKQKAEYLACALIHLGLERGDRVALVSDNRWEWIITSLGINYAGGVDVPRGSDATDEDLKYIIAHSESKFVFVENAQMRERIVRMRTELPNCIEVFLLDGSYQFPNLGTLLGEGEILQKRDADALRDRISEIQSNDLVTIIYTSGTTGNPKGVMLSHANFVSQIENVPIHLHSGERILSILPVWHIFERIFEYMSLAKGACTYYSNVKTLREDLKSVKPTFMASAPRLWESLFHAIHTQVNKGTRFQKQFFSFAINVAKYHKLALLYALNRIDGVEISKLKYPSLLRPLYLLFAVLSYPAYQLFNQLVFKKIKSILGGHLKTSVSGGGSLPFYIDLFFSWIGVSVLEGYGMTETSPIIAMRKDSSSAPGTVGVAFPNTEIKLVDPETKQTIRKAYQKGEILVKGPQLMKGYLKGPEKTSQVIVDNWLHTGDLGMYTFRKELKLVGRIKETIVLLGGENVEPVPIEVKILESSAIEQCMVVGQDKKYLTALVLPRLEYFKEYGQSWSDLKENREVYEILKKEIQSRNGQSQGFKSFERVVDFHLLDMPFGVGEELTAKLSLKRNFILEKYSQAIEAMYRK
- a CDS encoding GAF domain-containing protein — translated: MDRNAIPANEDARMRALAAYDILDSEKEELFDDLTRLAAEICGTPISLITLVDKDRVWLKSKVGIDASEMPREGAFCSQAILSDTGIVISDVLADPKYREHANEGQVGVQFYAGTPLKTRDGFNIGTLCVIDTKPREMSEERLNQVRMLARQAMAQIELRHNLDALAKSTRKAVSLENLIKRYTSKSVWERADVTVEKGHLDLHDEEVQATYFFLDAVGFTKLSEQLGSAATVELLNTYFKPVVDRIFANRGDIDKFVGDQIFCLFPDPNDALRAAIEIRELVERLNKERKEMGLVALEFTMGLNVGASIRANVGGEDRRDNTLIGNAVNIAARLQKACRPGSILISDSLLRLVDRTVHSVQAVKLKLKNVSEILLAHYVEVGPR
- a CDS encoding methyl-accepting chemotaxis protein, whose product is MKKPQSLQKRIFTLYLLQSGFLFVLASFLIYESASDLQTFHSVSQRVKISSELIRGLIDLSLERSVSQIGLHLEAPLPETYRTLIAVQRQKGSTKIKEAVQTWREFDSLGSEKPIRKIEDILSELETYRRQVDKDIVLPKEERDADFRKQFPFVFPHALESLEAERIHLHLGTNSPKIDALLSIARLAWQIREISGRERTYWAIAVLNQRPPSPEEKERIRSFQNITKQLWNQLSILVHKDPSAFGIQTMYDNAERLHRDNYQKEMDTLAIGIETNSNIPNFESFFESTQNALTSVEALSNAASDEMLKETNKELYWHIGEIASVILFSLLSFFLGSLFMKKLKSNTIDRIMLASRSLHQLSLGNWEANIQTSQNDTEEVSKLMEVLGTFAKSLEEKHQISDKVKTSSQVIELSTEELLKVSSDQSIESDRIAASMEEVSRNVERISEMIEVNTSRFQVVKVLKETLEKELADVVSSLSTTQNQFTSLSELSHASQESLHQLFSSFEKVEASSEEMSQVLELIQGISEQIHLLSLNASIEAARAGIHGRGFAVVASEVAKLATRTEESISNISVLIESNAKEIQIGRENITKVDSTMEQSHKSIDSLSDHLETLKDVIHMQIQTSRKMNENLMEFESLMHSVQEASAQEKSVVLGVTNSLHSFYESLKNAVDANNQISLEIKELAKTASRLD
- a CDS encoding TetR/AcrR family transcriptional regulator; amino-acid sequence: MSTKDEILKLANRELQEKGLHSLSFRELAASLGIKSSSIHYHFPQKDDLIQTLITEYRKSVFGGLKQMEGTVQPGRERLVLLVEMIGKSLESRQCTAGVLAAESAQISENAKDLVRAFFEELMAWIKAELSAMGKTDEDAQLLSSVILSAIEGSLMLDCFNKRSEKLNHVKQYIKTL
- a CDS encoding SDR family NAD(P)-dependent oxidoreductase, whose protein sequence is MSQKREKIAILTGAGGGIGEAIALRLDALEYKLVLCDIQKPNLERLAEKLKIKPDLYLFDLTNPKQVEENAELIKAKYQTIDVLVNNAGYTKEGPFLRADRSEINRHLEINLLSALRLVHCIAPKMIEQKFGSIVCIVSIGGITALADSALYSSAKFGLRGFLTAFHEELKNSGVKVSGIYPAAVDTPMLLHEAMHGGSVLNWLNAVQSPDAVAKAVLRGIKTGRMEIYVPYGEGLLARVSAVFPWLVGFLSPVLLWLGEKGRRKWLRSKGIDPITFVPLSK
- a CDS encoding NAD(P)-binding domain-containing protein: MINAHILGVEKMGTAKYCIVGGGPAGLSMARSLKARGIPFDVIERHKDVGGIWDMENPGSPMYASAHFISSKYLSNYADFPMPEEYPDYPSNQQILAYHRSFAKEFGLYEHIQFQTAVKSITQSGEKWEVTLSTGEKRIYEGVICASGITWSPNRPKLEGEENFKGKIIHSVSYKDSESFKDKRVLVVGAGNSGCDIACDAAFASQKAFISVRRGYHFIPKHILGQPADVFGDGAHWIPNWFSQLILGFVLRILVGDLRKVGLPKPDHKLFETHPIINDQLIHYLRHGDIIAKPDIQKLEENEVVFKDGTREKIDLIVLATGYHWAIPYMDTKYFEWKNGRPELYLTLFNRKYKNLFALGYMETDGGAYKMFDEMANLIASYIDAKRKQDPSSQKFDQLIEKDFPLLNGGIKYLNTGRHSVYVNQVAYKQYRSKVQKKMGWPEIKSGQFQRSKIGSV
- a CDS encoding TetR/AcrR family transcriptional regulator, with protein sequence MQSMKKVAFKPPTQARSKERVELILKTAKQLIGDRGVDDVSMREIADTCGIQIGSLYQYFPNKNILLLTIMREYYEAMFSQTSDLFSSATSLSDFRAKGEIAIMKFIEMFEKDTALNHLWSGARAIPELIREDNLDSYRNADLIIRTALKFFKGLTIKEIKPFALHMAHTTGAILRFIKELPKEDQKAMVQEYILQYHLRFDALVLLSKEKMRKSKKS